The genomic window TCTGGTTGGTGTAAGAAGGAGCGGGAAAGAttgtttttggtgtgtgtttCTAGTGTGTTTCTGGTTAGGTGTTTAAATAACAAGAACAAGAGTTAATAGTGTCTGGTAATAATATCTGGTTGGTGTTTAAAAGTTAATGGTGTCTGTTTTAAGTGTGACATGACAATCAACTACCAAGTATCAACCACATACCGACAACAAGCATTCAATAAAAGCCATATATAGTCATCTAATATAATTCATGAAAAGTCAGAGGTTCAAAGATATAAGGTTAAGATTGTTTTACCTTCTATGAGCCTTCCATTCGGTAATTGTATCCAATTCTTACACAACAGACATCAATCATTCTAGCAACTGTATCCACTTCTCCATTTAACCTCAACAAAAACAgcataacaaaaacaagtgttaTGTCATGAACGTAAGACACAATAAATCTAcaatcaaatacaaaacaagtctgtaatcaaatacaaaacaaatctgcAATCAAACATAAGATAAATTTACGATAACAAGCAAACATATATGTACTTAACCAACATAAAACTGtaatcaatcaaaataaatCTGTAAGcaaattgataaaattaaatctgAGTGtactaataaacaaaattgcaaACAAATCCAACGACAAAATCCTAGTTCTACGAACGGCAAACGACGGCAAATCCCAAGAAATAGCAGCAATCAAAGGAAGacaagacaaaataaaattgtaacaaaaaaaaatacagattcGTTGGAAAAGACAACTCCATGAGAACAGAGAATTGGACAGCAACCTATGAGAACTAATTTTCCTATCATCAATTCCCAATTGTGAAAACCCCTAATTtctgaaacaaatataaaccctaatttactATCTACaactgaaaacaaagagaaataaCACAGATTTGTACCATTTATCATGCAGATGATGATAATAGCGGCTCAAACAAGTAATTATGACTTGCAACTCTCTCAATTCGAAGGATGAAATGTTGGAGAGATTTTGCCGGCAGAAGCGAGAGATAAATATCATGatggagaagaacaagaaagagagagagagagatgaataTCACGatggagaagaacaagaaagagagagatcgtCGGATTACAATGGTCGCCGGCGTCTtgagagagatggagagaaagagagaggaaaaacagaaagagaaacacgagtgtttttttgtttcctccttttatttattttttctaccCACTCAAAACACAACATGTGTACTCTTcttagttttaagaaaatatcttaattAAGATGTTTATCTTAGCTAAGATTTGTTGATCTCATTAAATTTAATCACTTTTATACTTAAGAATTAGCTAAGAATTGTCTAAGAACCAAGGTTGGAGTTGCTCTAAAGTCACAACGTATTTCTGACTTCCACGTCTTCTATctatttacaatttacaaaatcaatcaagCTTTTCAAATGCGgtttaaaattgattaaatcATAGTTTTAGATCACATAATCTAAATCAAATTTATGCTtgtattttcatttgattttgacagaaaccaaaattttggaaaTGAAAATTGCAAACAACAattacataacaaaagaacTGTTATGGTTTTGCTGTTCTTTTTGGGCAAACTAGTTATATTGATAGAAGAACAAACTTGAAGTAGCAGACAAGTAGAGAGTGCAGTTTTAGCCAAAACGTTAGCTAACCGATTAGACTTgcaggaaacaaaagagaacttgatatgaaaaaaaaaacgactaAGAAAGGCAATATCGTGGAGAATCCCTTGTAGATTGTTCGTAGAGGTCTTTGTATTTAGCAGAGATATAAAGACTTGAGAGTCGGAGAAAACGTTGATGGAGGTCAATTCCATTCTAGTCGCTGCGATCAACACTGATTTCATAGCTAAAGCCGAGGTGAGTGTGTGCGTGTTGCAGCTCCATGGTGGAAGACTCGATTGTTCTAAGTTTTGAAAAGCCACCCCATTCCGCACAAACCTGCATTTGCAGTCTAGACCGTATCAATAAAGCAAGAAACAACCTCTCTAGGAGATAAGATATGTATGGAATCCTCCGTACAAGGAAGAAAGATCAAAGAAACcttagtaataaaaaaactgcATGGATCTGGATTTTTGGTGTCAACATCCTCCATTACATGTATTCTGTATATTTCTCAACAACCTtgaaataatgaaattttcaaattggattttattaatttgagTGAAAGACTACTAACAAAAAGTTCTTATCCACCTTTATCAAATTTTCTCCATTGTTATGTAATCCAAATAAACATTGTCCTGCGTACAACGCATCAAGAACGTATGAAATCAATATTGCAATTTGCAATTGTATTAGCTTaatgaaaaccaaatttggtgaggattatattttgaaatattgtgGTTTAATGAAAACCCGTAaatcttgacaaaaaaacaaaacaaaaaaatgagaacCCGTAAATAAACGTTGTATAAGTAAACGTGGCATTATATTTTAGTAGATTTACGGGTTTGAGATATTTTGGTTGAGGTTTACTATATCATTTAAATTGGGATTCTATACTAAATTTGGtgatttgaatttaaaaatctttcaagaaatctatcaaaaatattCTCATATAATAtgagtatttgtttttttttgtaaaagtgtTGGTCATAtagaattaaataattaaaaattggCCATCTTTCCAGTTGCCGTTGCCAGCCGTTTCCTACTTGTGCTTTTTCACTTTTCCGTTCTCTCAAACCTTTTTTCTCTGCTTCCGTTTCGTTTCTCCGTTCAAAACAAGATCGAATCATAAAAAGTTtcctcctttttttcttctcgaaacaaaagagaattcTTGACGTCTTCTACTCCATTTTCCATCAATACCCATTTCTTCTATCGCTCTCGTttccaagaaaaaagaggGTTTTAGAGAGAAGCAAAACTCAAATGGCGACGAACATCGGAATGATGGATAGTGCATACTTCGTCGGAAGAAACGAGATTCTGACTTGGATTAATGATCGTCTTCACCTCAATCTCTCTCGCGTCGAAGAGGTACTTCTTGCTTGTTGGGGTTTTGTGTTCTATATCTTGCATGAGTGCTTTCTCTAATTCTTCTATGGTAATGTTTGATTtgggaattagggttttgaacTTCCAAGGAATTGTAGATTtgggtttgatttgtttcaattGGCTAATGAGATTTGTAAGTTAATGTTGAGTTGAGTCTAATGAGAGTAGACAAAGGGCTTTAGGCTTTGGCATTGTATGATTGCTTACttgttttgattgttataaTGTCATAGATTCACTGTTGTAGGGATCTAAAGAGTTCTACTAGTTTTGTATTGAACTACTGTTCttgaatgaaaattttgtgtcACTCTTGTCTTTGTTCTAAGTAAACAATTATGGATTTTGCTAGGCTGCATCTGGTGCTGTGCAATGTCAGATGCTTGATATGACATTTCCAGGAGTTGTGCCAATGCACAAGGTGATTTTGTcacttttatatttatctaatctTACGATCATTACTTTGCTTCTTGGTGACTGAATATCTGAAATTATCCTCTGCAAGGTTAACTTTGATGCAAAGAACGAGTACGATATGATACAAAACTACAAGGTCTTGCAAGATGTGTTCAACAAGCTGAAAATTACAAAGGTAAATCAATCATCTCTCGATGTATCGTGTTCTTGTGATACCTGTGTGCTGTGTATATAGAGATTTCTGACCTTGTTTGTCTTACTGAGAAAACACCTCAGCCATTGGAAATTAACAGGCTTGTCAAAGGCCGGCCACTGGATAACTTGGAGTTTCTGCAATGGCTGAAACGTTTCTGTGATTCCATTAATGGTGGCATTATGAATGAGTATGTcagattttttgtatttgctaATCGACCTCTATTGTTTTCCAAACAATTAAGTTTGTAAAATGTATGGTCTCTTATAGGAACTATAATCCAGTGGAGCGAAGATCAAGAAATGGTAAAGAGAGGAGTGTGAAGGGATCTAATAAGATTCCAAAGTCactgcaaacaaacaataacCATCCTCCACCCAATTCCAGTTCAGTTGGTCTTAGCAAAGCATCAGGTCTGCCATTTGATAAACAGATTTTTCTAtgcaaacaataataattcttGATTGCATTTTTCTTAACATGTTGGTATCATCATAATTCTCAGGGCCCAAGTCAGCAAAAGCAGCTGAAGTGCAGGCTTTGTCGAAGGAGGTACATTGACATAGAGACCATCGCTCTTAGTTTTCACCTATCCTCTAATGAACGAAACATCCATCATATGTCATATATAAtcctttttcatcttctgtgATACAGCTCGTGGATCTCAAGATCTCTACTGATCTcttggaaaaagaaagagacttTTACTTCTCCAAGCTCCGGGATGTAGAGATACTCTGCCAAACTCCTGAGCTAGATGATCTTCCGGTAAACGTTTCCGTAGAGcctgttcttttttttttttttaatcttgtttaAGTGTACCTTGCATGGTATAGCCACCAACTTCACTATTTAGCTCCAAGACAAGTTTTCCAATAGTCTAGAACCAGAATTTAGTTTACCGGCTGTTATAAGTACACATACCGTTCTTAGAATTAAGAGGAAGATAAAGAGCTCTTACCAATGAACTCCTCATAGCACCACCAGATTTCATCAGCGACCgcattttatgtttttcatcATATGAACTCAACTTTAtgaacataattttgtttgaatctgATATATATGCTTCCCTGGAATGCAGATAGTGGTAGCAGTGAAGAAGATACTGTATGCAACCGATGCAAATGAATCTGCATTAGAAGACGCTCAAGAGTACCTAAACCAGTCCCTAGgagttgaagatgatgaagctgAAGGAAACGGAGAACAactggaagaagaaaagactcAAGCCTAAGCTCTGACTATTAACAATCCTAAGTAGAAGGGTGACGAACAATGGCTGGCCATGGCCTTCTCTTCCAAGTTTCTTTTGTGAAAGGAAACTAACTGAAACTTGAAGATGAATGAGCTTCTTCTATTAGAAAGATtagtttgaaaacaaagagacttatttttgttactattcaAGAggcttttttcttgttttaaaacaatacTTTGACCCAAAGTGAGAATTTAAGTGTCGGTgcttcctttttgttttgtttctctattaaCTCATGAATCATTAATTTAAGACGAAACAGAACCAGAGCTGGTTAGTTcaatttcaattaaaaatcCAAAGTTGTGTGTTATATCTTAATCcacaaataaatgaaatgatCTCACCTATGAATGTACCTTCGTATGAGATATTGATTTGCTGAAAAATATCTAACTAAGAGAACACTCTACTCTTCGCTACCTTCTTGGCTTCGGCTTCACTCAAATATCGAATTCTATTCTCACGTAGCCACTTATCGCCTCTACTCAGACCGTCCTTCACTTGCTTCTCTTCCATCTTCAGAAGCGTAAGCCCCTCACTTAGTTTAGGAAAGAAACCTTCGGGTCTAACACACCACGTCCGGAAAACCCCATATAGAACCTCCATGTCTACTTTTAACCTTTCGACTCCATCATTGGTAAACTTCACGTTCGCCATCAAGATGCTGTTGAAGAACAACTTGTCTATCTCTGAGGCTAGAGTTCTCCACATAGCGGTAAAGTCTGCtttgtttagattttcttctattataGACGTTTTTCCTTGCAAGTAGTCTAGAGCCCCAACTAGTGCCCTTGACACCGTCCattctttgtctttcttctcctGCCATtgctttctgttttttatgTATTCTCGGATTCGAGCATCAAAGCCTCTCAAGATCACCACCGACAATTTGTTTATCCACTCTAGCCGGAACTTCTCCAACttttcaaattcttctccGAAAATACCTTCAGAAGGTTCAGTAAAGTTCTCCAGTCCTGGAACTTCCTGTGGATCGTGCTGTCCAGTTCCCATTTCAAGGAAAAAGACATCCTCAGACCATTCTTCTAAGACAGATTCAATGTAGTGACCAGCATTAATAGAGTTCGAGACCTTGATTAGATCGTTATTTTCAGTTAATGCAGTTAGTCCGTCGGCGTCTTGGCACCTGAGAAGGAGGCAATCCAAGAACTTATGAATTGTTGGTGAGGCTGCCAGTCTCAGGAACCTAGCCCTCAAATATAAGGCCGGCACTGATTTGGATCGTTCGATTATTGATGACAAATGCTGTAGAAAGATGCTGGAAATGATTGGTGGTCTGTAAACGTTGGAACTGGAGATGAGTTCGTCTTGGACCTTCGCTGTCCAATTTCTGTCGTTATCAATCTCCTCCTTGAATTTGACGAGCCTCTCATCTAGCTCTATCTCTGCCCATAAATCAAGCCAATCAGGTCTGTCACAGAAAACTGAGAGAGAGGAAATTCTCAAAAGATTCCCATCTTCTTGAAGCGAAAGTATTCCTGATTGTGATACCAAAGACTGAACTCGCTTATCAAAGGAGATCATCAGGTCAATGAGATGGAGCCACGAGACCTTAGCCTCAGAACGAAGATCAGTTTCATTTGCTTCGTCTAGCTGACCAACATATATAGGAAAGATCTCTTTCACCAAGTACAAAGACAGTGAGCTTACCATAGCCGAAACCCACTCTTCTCGGCAACTGTACCCAGCTAGTTTTGCTTCATCCACAAGCGGTTGTAACAACTCATCCATAGAATCGACATAGTCCCTTGTGATTTTATACACAAGGGCAAAAATGAATTCTGGCTTTTCACTCCACTTTGTAAAATGTCGCTGAGATGCAACTGTCAGAGGGTTGACCAGCTCTTCAATAGCCCAGAGTGGCTGGTGGAAAAGAACATTTTCTCCCTTATGGATCCCAAGCTGCCGCGACTTTCTTTGCAACTGTAACCCCTGCAGGCTACACAAGGCATGAAAACTTCCACAGTATTGACTTTTGAGGCTCCCTTCCATGTTGAAAAGCGGATTTTGAACATTTTCTGACTTTGAATCAAGACTTGCCGAAGTTAGTGTAGAAAGCTGAGGTGGCCAtcgaagagaagaaagcaacGCTCTGTAATCAGCAATTGCCTGAGGTCTCATCATAGCTAAAGCTCTATCAACTCTATGATCAACAGCAGAAACAAGACGTGCCCACCGAGGATGTCTCTTTGCTACTGAACTCAGTATCTCTTCTGTCGTTTTAAGTGTTTTAATAGCATGTAGACGCACTTCCTGAAATCAGTAAAAACTTAGAACATTGAACCACACACACTGGCTAAAACTACGGAACAGTCTAAGCTGAAGACAGTGTGCTTACTTCAAAACCACTTGACCGAGATGTTCTTAAGTTTTTATTCAAAGAAGACATCACAGCATCCTCAATATCACCAACTAAAGTGTCAAGTTTTAGTGCAGTCTCTGAAACATAGAGAAAGATCTTAAAATGTTGAATACCACAGTGACCAAACTAAGAAAGAAGGTTGGTAACTCCAACTTTGGGACTAACTAATCCCGATCAACATCGATAACACCAAATCATAAAATAGAGCTAGTCTTTATCAGAAAGCAGCCATCAAATACAAAACGCCTTAACACCAAACATACCAGCATAAGCACGCACAGACTCAACTTGTGCTACTTCCTTTGCTAATGAAGGAAGATCCTCTCCGGCTACATGCTCCGtcgcctcctcctcctttcCGCTATCTGAATGAATTAAACAATtatcaaattctcaaattaTAACGGGAATATATTCAATCTTCCATCACCAGGACTGAATTtacatatttgactacaacaTTTCAAGAACATAATCTACATCCAGAAGAATCGTGATGAAATCATACGAACCTGACGCGGAGCGAGTAACGgaggtagaagaagagagatcagCCAATTTGGCATTAACCTCGAAAAATAGACCACCGACGCGATCGGAAAACGAAGCGTAAGCAGCGAGACCTGACTCGAGCTGGCGATTTAATCCGGCCAATCTCTGATCCAATTCGGAAATCTCCGTCTGTAACTCGGAAACCAGACCCGTAGAATGAGAGAGATCCGTGGATTCTTTGAATCTGCCATCGAGAAAGCTAAATACCGAAGCGGAGAAGCTCGAGACCTGTGGAAGTGGTTTGATCGCCTCCATTTGCGATTCGTCGTGGCCTCAGTTTCATCAAGaacaatgaaaaattgaaatttcgTTGGAAGAAGATACTGAGTCAATGACTCGGAGTGTTAACGAGTTGCGAGTTTTGGTAACTCGGATTAATGGGCCCTGGTTAAGCccacaaaaatgtttttaacatATCAAGTAAATTAAAACTGTAATGGCATTCTCAAAGAAATGACATTCTTTTATCGGAAAATTATCACTAAAATCTCCAacttttatttgaaaacatttgtttAAATTCTCAACATCCAACGAAacgaaataaatatcaaatttatgttgatttttctaataaatatcaaacttatgtgactttcttaataaatacaaaatatttgcTAATGGTCATATTAGACATGATGTTAAGTAGATTAACAGATTCcgttaacaaaattaattttttattaacataCCCGTTAATTCAAAACATTATTGCTTTCTATAACAACAAAACGTTATTGTTTTCTATAACAACAAagcgaaaaaaaaacaaaaaaaaaacaaagtgacGTCGAGCAAAATCTCCAAATTCAATCAATCATGGATCCCCAAATCGAGCAAAATCTTTAACCTTAAATTCCTATATGacttgaaattaaaaatttaattgaccCGTTATGACAAAAAGACGATGTTTTATTCTTAGAGAGAACGTTGTCATTTTCAATTAACGAGTCTATTAAGAGAAAATGAACTTTGATAGCAGGATTTGTTATCCCACTTAACGGTATGTCTAATATGGCtatatcaacaaaattttattatttatttggaaaGTCAATAAAAGTTTGGTATTTTACAGTATTTGAAAAATCGAcagaaatttgatatttattttgtttcgtGGAAAATTGAGGATTTAAATTAACGTTTTAAACAATTTGAGGATTTTGATGACATTGTTTCCATTCTTTTAAGCCAAATTAGGATAATTAATCAATGGAATCGCACCAGCAAACTCAGGATTAGTATTTTGCATGCATTTCATATAAAACCGAGAGTGTGATGTACACGCGCATGTATATTTAAGTACATATGATTcctaaaataaacaataaatttcGAGTTGTCTAAGGAAATGTGTAGTATTGAGTCTCGTacatatttgtatatataaatcatcttaCACAATAACATAGAAGCGAATCATTGAGACAGAAACCATATGGCAAAGAGATCTCCGTAATCTTTCTTGGAATTCTATCGTACTAAAATCTAATAAAGTTCTATCAATATTTTAAAGACTCCTTCAACTTGGGTTTCTTCACactttcaaaaacaatatttcatgtgttttctttttgtgtacAACCTCTAAACTTGGTTGGATataaaaaacacacaacatcGAAAATTGGTTGGGTGTTAGTGTGGGCTAAAAATTCTAATTTCCCAAGGATTCTTAGTTTGTGTATTTCTAATGTCCTTTgtatttcttataattttgtttggcaCGGATCATCTCTGTTTTAGGTTCTCTACTTTTTGTAATACATAATCTTAATCATCTAATGATATTATTTGGAATGAAAAAAGTGGAGCAATGACATTTAGCAAGAAACAagtttctgttaaaaaaaaaaaaagtttctgtttacatttgaaaaatttcagaactGATTATTACAATGAGAAGTAGACTTGAGAACTTGTAATCAATTGAGTGTGTATACCGTACgctaaaaattaatattatattagaaaagttaaaccaaagaaataaaaactaaattaaaagaGAGTACACATCGTGATTCTTCGCTGTATATTCCAAAAACTCATGTGCCCCGACGAGAGCTGAGATCCAAGCTGACCACGCAATAGTACCGTATATTGATTAGTtaatcacaattcacaaatattattatttggatatttttggGTTACATTTTATAGTTTCTTTTAATCCTCGGATTTTTAATTACGGAttataaaaaaccaaaacaataccTTAAGTTAGTAGTTTGAAAGtacacatatacatatttaatcACACAAGTTGAGACGaccaaaaaatttaatttaatcacATAGTTTGCAAGATGTGCTTGTTTTGATCTGTCAAAAGAGGAATTGTCTCTAATTTATTTCCAAAATTATGAACACTCATATACGGATGTAATGTACATgtataacttttatttattgtttcaccttatcaaaaaaaaaaaaaaacaattttaataattgttaCACAAAtgattaaacatattttatcGGGTAATGATATACTAATGAGTCATGAGTCCatgtgattttttattttgttttttgatctAAAGATTCATAACTTAAGTATTCTGGtgtaaacataaaaagaaagcaatttttttgaataatacaaaaaagaaatcgtttattttcttaaaactgtaaataaaatcaaatgaaaatgtaaaataaaataataaaaaaatgtaaaacaatccacatatgaaaaaaaaatctattactAGATTAAATCTAATAACGATTTAAAAATAGACAATACGTGTTCGGAATTTGGAATCAAAGTCCAATTTTCTCTTCTAActtcttaattaaaaaacaaacttttagtttacaatttatttaatgaattaaattaaaaatatattttttctcaattgtTGGTGTAACCATAATTAACTAATGGaattttttggagaaaatattaattacttCAATAAAACGAATGTTATTTATTATCtaaatataaagatattaCATGATGGGAAGAGAGACGGGTTACCATATAGTTTGATACCTAGACAAATTTCTGTCTGTAGactataaaattatttataggAATCATTTCCATTGATTAGAAATTCTTGAGATATAGTGATAAAATTGTCAGATCTAAATGGATAAATAATCGAGCGCTTGATTGATTATTCCAAATTTGCAATATATTAATCAACTGATTGATGCCCATggtatacaaataaaaatggaagaaagaCCAAACTAAGGTACACTCAAAATGGAAAAGACTGATATTAgaattgtttaatttcatctctaataaaactaaatcaacttaattatttatgtttgtcTGTACATGCtcaaattagtatatgtactAGATCAAGTATgtaactatataaataaattaatcttGCAATATAACTATAGAAGTTGATTAACATTTCCAGGAGTTAATCCTAATTTTACAGTTCTTGGATTAATTAAGATATCATACAAACTAATCATAATTTGTAGTCTAGTACCAAAGTTTGTATTATCACCAATTCCAGAATTTATGCAAGTTTGCCGATAAGTATGACAAACATGCATACATATTCTCTTTGTCTTATAAACCCAAAATGTTTTAGTATACTCTATTcgtgccaaaaaaaaatatgaaagaaggTATCCTCCAACTATAATCAAACATCACcttttaaatgatttactaAAATGGCACAAGATCACTCTTGTTCTGAAGTTGGTTACTAgtgaaacatatatagaaaaatgaaaactggattagcaaaaaaaataatgtggaattaaaatgaattttaatcTTCTATTTTATAATGAATTGTAATTGGATAAATGGAAATGTTTTTCCTATATAAGTTTAAAAACATAACGAGACGAAAATTTTCTACCGTTAACAACAAAGATGTTCTTGCAAATAAGATAAGCGTTTTTTTATTGCacaaata from Arabidopsis thaliana chromosome 3, partial sequence includes these protein-coding regions:
- the EB1a gene encoding microtubule end binding protein EB1A (microtubule end binding protein EB1A (EB1A); CONTAINS InterPro DOMAIN/s: Calponin-homology (InterPro:IPR016146), Calponin-like actin-binding (InterPro:IPR001715), EB1, C-terminal (InterPro:IPR004953); BEST Arabidopsis thaliana protein match is: end binding protein 1B (TAIR:AT5G62500.1); Has 937 Blast hits to 898 proteins in 221 species: Archae - 0; Bacteria - 0; Metazoa - 534; Fungi - 142; Plants - 110; Viruses - 0; Other Eukaryotes - 151 (source: NCBI BLink).), with translation MATNIGMMDSAYFVGRNEILTWINDRLHLNLSRVEEAASGAVQCQMLDMTFPGVVPMHKVNFDAKNEYDMIQNYKVLQDVFNKLKITKPLEINRLVKGRPLDNLEFLQWLKRFCDSINGGIMNENYNPVERRSRNGKERSVKGSNKIPKSLQTNNNHPPPNSSSVGLSKASGPKSAKAAEVQALSKELVDLKISTDLLEKERDFYFSKLRDVEILCQTPELDDLPIVVAVKKILYATDANESALEDAQEYLNQSLGVEDDEAEGNGEQLEEEKTQA
- the MAG2 gene encoding RINT-1 / TIP-1 family (maigo2 (MAG2); CONTAINS InterPro DOMAIN/s: RINT-1/TIP-1 (InterPro:IPR007528); BEST Arabidopsis thaliana protein match is: RINT-1 / TIP-1 family (TAIR:AT1G08400.1); Has 297 Blast hits to 297 proteins in 143 species: Archae - 16; Bacteria - 48; Metazoa - 107; Fungi - 71; Plants - 47; Viruses - 0; Other Eukaryotes - 8 (source: NCBI BLink).), producing MEAIKPLPQVSSFSASVFSFLDGRFKESTDLSHSTGLVSELQTEISELDQRLAGLNRQLESGLAAYASFSDRVGGLFFEVNAKLADLSSSTSVTRSASDSGKEEEATEHVAGEDLPSLAKEVAQVESVRAYAETALKLDTLVGDIEDAVMSSLNKNLRTSRSSGFEEVRLHAIKTLKTTEEILSSVAKRHPRWARLVSAVDHRVDRALAMMRPQAIADYRALLSSLRWPPQLSTLTSASLDSKSENVQNPLFNMEGSLKSQYCGSFHALCSLQGLQLQRKSRQLGIHKGENVLFHQPLWAIEELVNPLTVASQRHFTKWSEKPEFIFALVYKITRDYVDSMDELLQPLVDEAKLAGYSCREEWVSAMVSSLSLYLVKEIFPIYVGQLDEANETDLRSEAKVSWLHLIDLMISFDKRVQSLVSQSGILSLQEDGNLLRISSLSVFCDRPDWLDLWAEIELDERLVKFKEEIDNDRNWTAKVQDELISSSNVYRPPIISSIFLQHLSSIIERSKSVPALYLRARFLRLAASPTIHKFLDCLLLRCQDADGLTALTENNDLIKVSNSINAGHYIESVLEEWSEDVFFLEMGTGQHDPQEVPGLENFTEPSEGIFGEEFEKLEKFRLEWINKLSVVILRGFDARIREYIKNRKQWQEKKDKEWTVSRALVGALDYLQGKTSIIEENLNKADFTAMWRTLASEIDKLFFNSILMANVKFTNDGVERLKVDMEVLYGVFRTWCVRPEGFFPKLSEGLTLLKMEEKQVKDGLSRGDKWLRENRIRYLSEAEAKKVAKSRVFS